From the genome of Salvelinus alpinus chromosome 19, SLU_Salpinus.1, whole genome shotgun sequence, one region includes:
- the atad1a gene encoding outer mitochondrial transmembrane helix translocase, with protein MLLKDIPQEVLMRPLSRNEVVGMIVRLTIFGAATYYGIKWVVEAMDPTHKQKIQAKKRAEQLMKQIGVEGVKLTEYEMNIASHLVDPRSMRVSWRDIAGLDEVIYELQDTVILPFQKRHLLAGSKLFQPPKGVLLYGPPGCGKTLIAKATAKASGCQFINLQPSTLTDKWYGESQKLTAAVFSLAVKIQPCIIFIDEIDSFLRNRSSLDHEATAMMKAQFMSLWDGLETGASSQVMVMGATNRPQDLDPAILRRMPTTFHVGLPTTRQRTEILKLILAGENLSNAINLKEIAEKSEGSSGSDLRELCRDAAMYRVRDYVRKQQMKQIAQQMQEEDEEDKAGVEERLRPITQLDLLFGLDKMKESKKATMPQELIPREVPLD; from the exons ATGTTGCTGAAAGACATTCCCCAGGAGGTGTTGATGCGCCCTCTTTCCCGAAATGAAGTAGTGGGAATGATAGTGAGACTGACCATCTTTGGAGCTGCCACCTACTACGGCATCAAATGGGTGGTGGAGGCAATGGACCCTACACATAAACAGAAGATCCAGGCCAAGAAAAGG GCAGAGCAGCTGATGAAGCAGATTGGAGTGGAGGGTGTCAAACTCACTGAATATGAGATGAACATTGCTTCTCACCTGGTAGATCCACGCAGCATGAGG gtgtcctggagggataTTGCAGGGCTTGATGAGGTCATTTATGAGCTGCAGGACACTGTCATCCTTCCCTTCCAGAAGAGACACCTGCTGGCTGGATCCAAACTCTTTCAGCCTCCCAAAG GGGTGTTGTTGTATGGGCCTCCCGGGTGTGGGAAGACTCTTATTGCCAAGGCAACCGCCAAAGCCTCAGGATGCCAGTTCATCAACCTGCAGCCCTCCACTCTGACGGACAAGTGGTACGGCGAATCACAGAAGCTCACCGCTGCTGTCTTCTCATTGGCTGTCAAGATCCAGCCATGTATCATTTTCATAGATGAAATTG ACTCCTTCCTGAGGAATCGCTCCAGTCTGGACCATGAGGCCACAGCCATGATGAAGGCCCAGTTTATGAGCTTGTGGGACGGGCTGGAGACTGGGGCAAGCAGCCAG GTGATGGTGATGGGGGCCACGAATAGACCACAGGATCTGGACCCAGCCATACTGCGCAGAATGCCCACCACCTTTCACGTGGGCCTACCA ACTAcaagacagaggacagagataCTGAAGTTGATCCTGGCAGGAGAAAAT cTAAGCAATGCCATTAATCTGAAGGAGATAGCAGAGAAGTCGGAGGGTTCATCAGGCAGTGACCTCAGGGAGCTGTGTCGTGATGCTGCCATGTACCGTGTTAGAGACTACGTCCGCAAGCAGCAGATGAAACAGATAGCCCAGCAGATgcaggaggaggacgaggaagaCAA AGCAGGGGTGGAGGAGCGTCTGCGGCCCATCACCCAGCTGGACCTGCTGTTCGGCCTGGACAAGATGAAGGAGTCCAAAAAGGCCACCATGCCCCAGGAACTCATACCCCGAGAGGTGCCTCTGGACTAA